DNA from Lagenorhynchus albirostris chromosome 3, mLagAlb1.1, whole genome shotgun sequence:
AGGACTCGGTCATCGTGGTGCTGATCGCTGAGGCAAGTGGGCTGGGGCACGGGTCGAGGGGACATTCAGAGGAGGACACATGGCACAAAATAACAAGGAGAATGAAAACAGCAACATTTCGGAGGAAAAAACTCTCAGAAGTTCAATCACCAGTTTCACTCACAAACTtaagataaaaagttaaaaggaaagACATTTTAGCGCCCCCTCGTGGAGATGCTAGTTATAGTCTGTCCCACCCCTTGGACCGAGGTATCTAAAAGGGCTTTTTCTGAGGCACCTGTGACCCCCAGACCCAGCCTTACTTAGCCTTCGGGATGGTGGGCTCACTCCCTCCATGTGGGAGAGAAGGCTGTGTCCTTCCCTCAGCGCTTTCTTCCAGGCCATTTGGGCTGGCAGCCTGGCTCATGGAGGGCACTTGGTCTCCCCACAGACTGACCCACAGTATACCTCGCTGGTGACGGAGAATATCAAGGCCTTGTGAGTACAGACAGCCCGACAAGGCTGGTGGAGGGAGGACCCTTTGCGGGGTGTTGGGCAGACAGGTGCCGGCTGTGCCCCCCCCCAGCAAGATGCGCCATCCCTCTGTGGGAAAGGGTGCTTCCCCTCTTGATGAAAGGGGGTGGGCATGTAGAGATGACCCAACCCCTCTGGACCCTCAGTGCCTCAGTAGGATGGGTGTGGTGTCAGGGGATGTCTGCCTGGTGGGCCTTAAGAAAAGGACGGGGTCTAGCTAGCTCAGCTCTGTCCCTGCTCCAGTCCCTGGAGGCTGCACACTCACTGGGTCTTCCTGTCCCCCAGGTTCCCTACAGAGATCCATTCTGGGCTCCTAGAGGtcatctccccttctccccacttctACCCTGACTTCTCCCGCCTCCGAGAGTCCTTTGGGGACCCCAAGGAGAGAGTCAGGTACTAGCACTACCCACCTCCCTGTGCCCCCAGCACCTGCCCACCTGTGCTAAGAACCTAGTCTGTGGGTGTATGAGTCCTGGGCACTTCGCTGCAGTGCCTCCATTGTTCCATTGGAGGACCCCTgcatgggggggtgggggtttcCTACCCACTCAGTGGCCTCTGTGGTAGCCACATTGGAGGTGGAGGGGGTCTGAGCTCTTGAGGCCCCTGCCCCTGGCCCACAGGTGGAGGACCAAACAGAACCTTGATTACTGCTTCCTCATGATGTATGCGCAGTCCAAAGGCATTTACTACGTGCAGGTGAGcactgagaccctgttctgtccCTTTTCCCCCTGGACCCTGGATGGGCCTGGGTGGcaagccctgccctgcccctgtgCCCATCCTGAGTCCCGGCCCCCTTCTACCTACCCACCACTGTGCAGCTGGAGGATGACATCATAGCCAAGCCCAACTACCTGAGCACCATGAAGAACTTCGCACTCCAGCAGCCCTCGGAGGACTGGATGATCCTGGAGTTCTCCCAGCTGGGCTTCATTGGTGTGccacccccctccctgccccgctgACCTAACCAAAATATCTCCATCCAGCCCacttctgcctctgtcatcatcTCTCAGTCCCACGCCCTGTTCCGAGCCCTAGTACCATGCAGTGTGGTGCTCTGAGCCTTTGCCTGGAGTGCCCGCTGCAGCCCCACCTGGCCTGTTCCTGCCTGCCCTCTGCATCGGGATGTTTGGGCTCACCATCCCGTCTGCTTTCTTGTTACCTGCACCTGCCTGCAGCCAGCCAGAGGTTTTGCTGTGGGACCCTTCCCAGAGTCCCCCACAGGGACTAAGAGGAAGTAGGGCAGGGCAGAGCTGCCTACTCAGCACCCCTTTCCCTCCAATCCCACCTCCAGGGAAGATGTTCAAGTCACTGGACTTGAGCGTCATTGTGGAGTTCATCCTCATGTTCTACCGGGACAAGCCCATCGACTGGCTCCTAGACCATATTCTGTGGGTGAAGGTCTGCAATCCTGAGAAGGATGCGGTGAGCAGAGCCTGCACAGAGGCGGGAGGGGGCGGTGGAGCAAGCAGCCTCCAGTAGGGACTGTGTCGGTGACCATGCACCTGACAGGAGGAGACTGCGCTGCTGGCTGGAGGAGTTTCTGTCTTCAGAGGTAGAGTTGAGTTGAGCCCTAGCGTGTGTCACCCTCCCTCCACAGAAGCACTGTGACCGGCAGAAGGCCAACCTGCGGATCCGCTTTAAGCCATCCCTCTTCCAGCACGTGGGCACTCACTCCTCACTGGCGGGCAAGATCCAGAAACTGAAGGTGGGCAGTGCCACACTCAAGCCTAGTTGAGTACAGCAGAGCCTGGGCTGAGGTTGGACAAGGAGGTAGCAGGGCAAGTCCAGGGCCCACCCTAACACCATTGTCCCTCCTCCACTGTAGGACAAGGACTTTGGGAAGCAGGCACTGCGGAAGGAGCATGTGAACCCGCCAGCGGAAGTGAGCACGAGCCTCAAGACATACCAGCACTTCACCCTGGAGAAGGCCTACCTGCGCGAGGATTTCTTCTGGGCCTTCACACCCGCTGCAGGGGACTTCATCCGCTTCCGCTTCTTCCAGCCACTGCGACTGGAGCGGTCAGTGCCAGTGCCCACAGGTCCACCTTGGGGGAGGGACAGGGTGGCTACCAGGGTAGAGGCCTACCACAAATTTCTGAACCTGCAGATTTCCCTCTGTGACCCTCCCctgcaaattacttaaccttatTAAGTATTCTTATCTGAAAAGTGGGGCTCAGAACAGTAGTCACTTTGTAAAGACTAAGTCCAGCAGTGCCCACAGGAGCTCAGTGACATTGCCCATCACCATTGTCCTTACAAGTAAGGCCCTGGTTGCCTTGCACAGTCCAACGGCTGCCCCGGGTGGTGCCCAGCCTCACCCAGTACCTCAGGGCCCACCTACTGCACTCCTAGCCCAGGCCTGGCCTTTCTCTGCTGGGTAGTGTGCCTGGGCAGTGCCCCACCCCTGCAGCAGCTCACAGGCCTGTCTGGCCACAGGTTCTTCTTCCGAAGTGGGAACATTGAGCACCCAGAGGACAAGCTCTTCAACACATCTGTGGAGGTGCTGCCCTTTGATGTGAGTGTAGTAGCAGGTGGGTGTGCACTGAGGCCTGCCCCTTCCACAGCCACTGGCTTCAGCCCCTTGATTTTGTCCCCAGAACCTCCAGTCAGACAAGGAGGCCCTGCAGGAGGGCCGTTCAGCCACTCTCCAGTACCCTCGGAGCTCTGATGGCTACCTCCAGATCGGTGAGTGAGGGGCAGTCAAGTGGAGGTGAGGGGAGAGCCAGGAGTCTTGGGACAACCTCTCATTGCTGCACTCCCCCAGGCTCTTTCTACAAGGGTGTGGCACAGGGAGAAGTGGACCCAGCCTTTGGCCCCCTGGAAGCACTGCGCCTCTCCATCCAGACAGACTCGCCGGTGTGGGTCATTCTGAGTGAGGTGATATAGGGCAGGGCTGGGTACAGGGAATGGGGAGCTGTACCAAATAGCTAGACCAGGGCTGCTCTCTGAGACCCCAGCTGACACTGAGCCCTGCTCTTCCAGATCTTCCTGAAAAAGGCTGACTAAGCCAAGGGCTTCTGAGGGTGCGTTTTGGCTGGCCCTGAAGCCCACGAGACCTGGGATGTCGTCGCCGCTGCCCCCGGAGGGCCAGGCGCGGCCACCCCAGTCTGAGGGGTTCTGCCTGGCACCCCACTCCATTGGCCTGGGGTGGCCGCTGGCCCGGAGGCCCCAGGAACTGGTGCTGCCCCGCCCTCCGGCCGcggggaagaggcaggaggccCCCACACTGTGCCTGAGGCCGGTCCGCGCCGCCCGGAACCGTTCGCATCCTGGCCCCCTTGAGCCAGACCTTTATAGAAGAGCCTTTTCCTGGGCGCCCACTGTCTCCGCGCGAACACTGGAATGCATATACTACTTTATGTGCTGTGTTTTTTATTCTTGgatacatttgatttttttcacgtTAAGTCCACATATACTTCTATAAGAGCGCTCCTTGTAATAAAGGGTTAATGAAGTGTGTGCCTGCTCCGAGCTCACAGCCTGGCGCCTAGCCGCCCAGCGATACCACCCGGCGACCCCGCCCTCCGCGCAGTTCCGCAGGACCTCGCTCGCATTCTCTGGGAGGGTCCCGGCAGCCCGGTGGTAACTCGCTGATGGAGCTGGTGCGGAATCTGGGTCCACGCCCCCAAACCGCCCCCACTTCCGTGATAACCCTCCTCGGAGCGCGCCCCCTAGCGCCCATCATACCTCCCCAAGTGCCTGCAGCCGCCTCTCACCAAAGgcatccccccacctcctcctcccactcCTTCCTGGGTCTCAGTCCCACCTTTTCCACCGTCTCCAAGGCCCTGCTCCTGTCCCCAATCTGTGACTCATTTTAGGTCCTCCCAtccatctcagggcctttgttTTTGCCCTGCTTTGAAAGCTCCTCTGCCTGCTCAGCTAAAAGTCACCTTTTTAGGGACTCTTCCCGGCCAGCAGGCCTTCCCCAGATCTGGTCCCCCGAGACACTAGGACGTTTACGGGAGAGCGCCTCTTAAAACTACATTAAGTTCATCGTCGTTCTCCGCTGGCCGCAACAGGTTGCCCTGAACACTGCATTGTTCTAGATGCCGGTAACCGAGTACCGACCCAAAAAAAGCCCCTCGTATCGGCTGTGAAGTCCAGGGTATGAGGAATAGGGCGGCTGAGGGTCAGTGGAGAGGCAGGCCTCATAGGAGGGGGACAGGCGAGGAAAGAGCTGACCGCAGGGAGGAGGAGCCGTGGGGTGAGCCCCGGCGGGAAAGGATGTGTGACTAGCAGCGTGGGGGAGCAGGGCGGGAGAGGACCGGACCCAGGGCCCGATCGAGCCCCTGCACGAGAGAGGCCTCTTTCCTTCCGCAGCCCGACAGACTGCTGTGGCCTGAAGCTAGGCCCCTCCAAGCTCTACAACCCGCAGGGCGCAACCCACTCCAACCCAGACAGTGCACTCGAGATCACGCTTTAATGAGAGACTGGGATGGGGGCGAGCACCCTCCCCCGTCCTCCAGGAGGCTCCGCCCACCCGGCGTCCTCCGTCTCAGGCCTTCTGCAGCAGTTTCTGGAACTGTCCGAGGAGCGCGGCCGGGAGGAAGTGGGCGAGTAGGCCAAGCGCCGCCAACGCCACGAGAAGCCACAGCGCGTACGCGCTCGCGTACAGCGGGGGCAGCCTGCGGGCAGTGCtcagcgggggcggggcgggggcaatGGCCCCACCCCAACCCTACGGCCCGCCTCCACCAGGGCCCGCCCACCTGCCCCCAAAAGGGAACCGCCTCCAACCAGTCTCCTGGTCCCGCCCGGCATCCGCTTGCGGCCTCTGCTGTCAAGACCCTGCCCACAAGCCAAGCCACCTTTCCCCGCCCCGGTGGACCTCCCGGGAGCCCCGCCCCGGTTCTCACCTTTGCTGCGCAGATCTCGCGTAGCCCTGAAAGTAGCGGAGGCGCGCGAACAGGTATACCAGGCCACACAGTGCTGCCGCCCCTGGGAAAgggcagggcggggtggggtgagCCCGCTGATGCGGGGACCCCCGTGGCTCTAGTGCGTGCGCCCCTGGCCCGCTCTCAGACCTTCGTGAAAGAAGATGCCGGCGACCCAGAGCGTGGCGAGGAACAGCGGGAAATACTCGCTGCAGTTCACTCTGCGGTGGGGGAGGAGCGGCATAAGGGCGCCGGCCTGGGGCCTCCGAGCCTGACCGCCCGGGGCTGCCTAGCTCCCTGCCCCGCGCCCTCCCACCGCGCCTCACTGGGCTCGGTAGATGCGCTGGAACTCCGGCGGGCCGGTGGTGAGCGGCGGAGACACGTGGAAGGCCCTGCGCGCCGAGATCACCTGCAGCGAGAAGtaggctgggggaggaggtgttGCCGGAGTCAGATCTGGCACCCAGACTCCCGGCCCCGCCTCCAGTCTGGCCGCgcatcttttcttttcccagcTCCACACCCTGCTCGTCACGACTCCCCTTTAAAAGCCCGACCAAGGGACCCGCCAGCCCCTGCTCTTCGAGCTTGCCCTGTGTCCACGACACTcagtggggagggcagggtgccGGCCTGGGGCTCTGAGAGGCCCTGTCCAGCCCAGTGAGTGTAAGGGAAGGGATGACACGTCACAGGATACCTGCCCGCAGGACTTTGCTCCTGAATCATTTCACTTGCAAAACACAGGCAAATGTCCAACTCCCACCCTCTAGGCCTGGACTTTGGCCCAGGTCCCTGGAATGAGAGTGCCACCTGAGGGCAGAGTTGGCTGCATCCTTCCAGGTACAGAGGATCACACACCCTGTGGCCAACTGTCCCTGCTCCGCCACCCACAGAGCTCACCAGGAGGGACCTCCCGACCAAGCCTGGGTCGCTGTGCCTCCAAACTGTGGTGTGggttcctgcctcagtttctctgttcaGGCTCTGCCTCAATCTGACAGACaccctctcctctgcccccaggTGGTTACGGCTGGGACTATTCTAGTCCAACCCCAAGCCACCAGGGctctgcccctctcccttccaACATGGGTGGGTACAGAGGGTGGGCTGGCCCTTGAGGGTCTGAGTGCACAGGAGCCCTTCTCTTCGCCTGAGGCCAGGTGCCCACCACACAAACAGTCCCAGTACTGGGTGTCTCCAACTATCTTCCTGCAAGTCCCATGGCCCTGGTGCCCTTGGTGCCAGGCCCTCTGCAGACATATCCCAACCTTAGCGCACTGTGGATACCAAGGGTAGCCTTGCCAGCACAGTGTATGTGAAGAAGGGCTGAGGGCCAAGCTTACTGGTATGGCTGGAGATCAAGTCAGCCTGTCTGCTCAGCCACTCCAgggcccctgccccaggctgtGTCTTGTCCTAGCCCATACAGTGTGAGGCAATGGTGTCCTCCAAAGCCAGAATATCTATCCCAGGAATGTGTCTCTAGGGCTGGTCTGAGAAGGGCACCAAGCAGGCAACTTTGGGGGCCAAAAAGCAGG
Protein-coding regions in this window:
- the MGAT4B gene encoding alpha-1,3-mannosyl-glycoprotein 4-beta-N-acetylglucosaminyltransferase B isoform X2 encodes the protein MRLRNGAFLTLLLFCLCAFLSLSWYAALSGQKGDVVDVYQREFLALRDRLHAAEQESLKRSKELNLVLDEIKRAVSERQALRDGDSNRTWGRLTEDPRLKPWNVSHKHVLHLPTVFHHLPHLLAKESSLQPAVRVGQGRTGVSVVMGIPSVRREVHSYLTDTLHSLISELSPQEKEDSVIVVLIAETDPQYTSLVTENIKALFPTEIHSGLLEVISPSPHFYPDFSRLRESFGDPKERVRWRTKQNLDYCFLMMYAQSKGIYYVQLEDDIIAKPNYLSTMKNFALQQPSEDWMILEFSQLGFIGKMFKSLDLSVIVEFILMFYRDKPIDWLLDHILWVKVCNPEKDAKHCDRQKANLRIRFKPSLFQHVGTHSSLAGKIQKLKVGSATLKPRQGLWEAGTAEGACEPASGSEHEPQDIPALHPGEGLPARGFLLGLHTRCRGLHPLPLLPATATGANLQSDKEALQEGRSATLQYPRSSDGYLQIGSFYKGVAQGEVDPAFGPLEALRLSIQTDSPVWVILSEIFLKKAD
- the LTC4S gene encoding leukotriene C4 synthase isoform X1, whose translation is MKDEVALLASVTLLGVLQQAYFSLQVISARRAFHVSPPLTTGPPEFQRIYRAQVNCSEYFPLFLATLWVAGIFFHEGAAALCGLVYLFARLRYFQGYARSAQQRLPPLYASAYALWLLVALAALGLLAHFLPAALLGQFQKLLQKA
- the LTC4S gene encoding leukotriene C4 synthase isoform X2 — translated: MKDEVALLASVTLLGVLQQAYFSLQVISARRAFHVSPPLTTGPPEFQRIYRAQVNCSEYFPLFLATLWVAGIFFHEGAAALCGLVYLFARLRYFQGYARSAQQSSRNCCRRPETEDAGWAEPPGGRGRVLAPIPVSH
- the MGAT4B gene encoding alpha-1,3-mannosyl-glycoprotein 4-beta-N-acetylglucosaminyltransferase B isoform X5, encoding MRLRNGAFLTLLLFCLCAFLSLSWYAALSGQKGDVVDVYQREFLALRDRLHAAEQESLKRSKELNLVLDEIKRAVSERQALRDGDSNRTWGRLTEDPRLKPWNVSHKHVLHLPTVFHHLPHLLAKESSLQPAVRVGQGRTGVSVVMGIPSVRREVHSYLTDTLHSLISELSPQEKEDSVIVVLIAETDPQYTSLVTENIKALWRTKQNLDYCFLMMYAQSKGIYYVQLEDDIIAKPNYLSTMKNFALQQPSEDWMILEFSQLGFIGKMFKSLDLSVIVEFILMFYRDKPIDWLLDHILWVKVCNPEKDAKHCDRQKANLRIRFKPSLFQHVGTHSSLAGKIQKLKDKDFGKQALRKEHVNPPAEVSTSLKTYQHFTLEKAYLREDFFWAFTPAAGDFIRFRFFQPLRLERFFFRSGNIEHPEDKLFNTSVEVLPFDNLQSDKEALQEGRSATLQYPRSSDGYLQIGSFYKGVAQGEVDPAFGPLEALRLSIQTDSPVWVILSEIFLKKAD
- the MGAT4B gene encoding alpha-1,3-mannosyl-glycoprotein 4-beta-N-acetylglucosaminyltransferase B isoform X6, which codes for MRLRNGAFLTLLLFCLCAFLSLSWYAALSGQKGDVVDVYQREFLALRDRLHAAEQESLKRSKELNLVLDEIKRAVSERQALRDGDSNRTWGRLTEDPRLKPWNVSHKHVLHLPTVFHHLPHLLAKESSLQPAVRVGQGRTGELSPQEKEDSVIVVLIAETDPQYTSLVTENIKALWRTKQNLDYCFLMMYAQSKGIYYVQLEDDIIAKPNYLSTMKNFALQQPSEDWMILEFSQLGFIGKMFKSLDLSVIVEFILMFYRDKPIDWLLDHILWVKVCNPEKDAKHCDRQKANLRIRFKPSLFQHVGTHSSLAGKIQKLKDKDFGKQALRKEHVNPPAEVSTSLKTYQHFTLEKAYLREDFFWAFTPAAGDFIRFRFFQPLRLERFFFRSGNIEHPEDKLFNTSVEVLPFDNLQSDKEALQEGRSATLQYPRSSDGYLQIGSFYKGVAQGEVDPAFGPLEALRLSIQTDSPVWVILSEIFLKKAD
- the MGAT4B gene encoding alpha-1,3-mannosyl-glycoprotein 4-beta-N-acetylglucosaminyltransferase B isoform X1, coding for MRLRNGAFLTLLLFCLCAFLSLSWYAALSGQKGDVVDVYQREFLALRDRLHAAEQESLKRSKELNLVLDEIKRAVSERQALRDGDSNRTWGRLTEDPRLKPWNVSHKHVLHLPTVFHHLPHLLAKESSLQPAVRVGQGRTGVSVVMGIPSVRREVHSYLTDTLHSLISELSPQEKEDSVIVVLIAETDPQYTSLVTENIKALFPTEIHSGLLEVISPSPHFYPDFSRLRESFGDPKERVRWRTKQNLDYCFLMMYAQSKGIYYVQLEDDIIAKPNYLSTMKNFALQQPSEDWMILEFSQLGFIGKMFKSLDLSVIVEFILMFYRDKPIDWLLDHILWVKVCNPEKDAKHCDRQKANLRIRFKPSLFQHVGTHSSLAGKIQKLKDKDFGKQALRKEHVNPPAEVSTSLKTYQHFTLEKAYLREDFFWAFTPAAGDFIRFRFFQPLRLERFFFRSGNIEHPEDKLFNTSVEVLPFDNLQSDKEALQEGRSATLQYPRSSDGYLQIGSFYKGVAQGEVDPAFGPLEALRLSIQTDSPVWVILSEIFLKKAD
- the MGAT4B gene encoding alpha-1,3-mannosyl-glycoprotein 4-beta-N-acetylglucosaminyltransferase B isoform X3 translates to MRLRNGAFLTLLLFCLCAFLSLSWYAALSGQKGDVVDVYQREFLALRDRLHAAEQESLKRSKELNLVLDEIKRAVSERQALRDGDSNRTWGRLTEDPRLKPWNVSHKHVLHLPTVFHHLPHLLAKESSLQPAVRVGQGRTGELSPQEKEDSVIVVLIAETDPQYTSLVTENIKALFPTEIHSGLLEVISPSPHFYPDFSRLRESFGDPKERVRWRTKQNLDYCFLMMYAQSKGIYYVQLEDDIIAKPNYLSTMKNFALQQPSEDWMILEFSQLGFIGKMFKSLDLSVIVEFILMFYRDKPIDWLLDHILWVKVCNPEKDAKHCDRQKANLRIRFKPSLFQHVGTHSSLAGKIQKLKDKDFGKQALRKEHVNPPAEVSTSLKTYQHFTLEKAYLREDFFWAFTPAAGDFIRFRFFQPLRLERFFFRSGNIEHPEDKLFNTSVEVLPFDNLQSDKEALQEGRSATLQYPRSSDGYLQIGSFYKGVAQGEVDPAFGPLEALRLSIQTDSPVWVILSEIFLKKAD
- the MGAT4B gene encoding alpha-1,3-mannosyl-glycoprotein 4-beta-N-acetylglucosaminyltransferase B isoform X4, coding for MRLRNGAFLTLLLFCLCAFLSLSWYAALSGQKGDVVDVYQREFLALRDRLHAAEQESLKRSKELNLVLDEIKRAVSERQALRDGDSNRTWGRLTEDPRLKPWNVSHKHVLHLPTVFHHLPHLLAKESSLQPAVRVGQGRTGVSVVMGIPSVRREVHSYLTDTLHSLISELSPQEKEDSVIVVLIAETDPQYTSLVTENIKALFPTEIHSGLLEVISPSPHFYPDFSRLRESFGDPKERVRWRTKQNLDYCFLMMYAQSKGIYYVQLEDDIIAKPNYLSTMKNFALQQPSEDWMILEFSQLGFIGKMFKSLDLSVIVEFILMFYRDKPIDWLLDHILWVKVCNPEKDAKHCDRQKANLRIRFKPSLFQHVGTHSSLAGKIQKLKDKDFGKQALRKEHVNPPAEVSTSLKTYQHFTLEKAYLREDFFWAFTPAAGDFIRFRFFQPLRLERTSSQTRRPCRRAVQPLSSTLGALMATSRSALSTRVWHREKWTQPLAPWKHCASPSRQTRRCGSF